taaaataaaaacactgtatacatttttcttttcttttcttttctattttttttttgcgaataaAGTTAACCATGCCCCTCACTATTATCCCCTGTTCCCTTCTCATTACACGCACGCCACCGAGACGCGTATTCCTCGTTATCTTCGCAACATTTCGCCACCGCGGCGTCGGTGAGATCATTGTCGCTCGGTCTCGTGAAACGCGAGGCGAGAGGTACGAACGCAAAAGGAAAGGTAAGGTGCACCGTTGCACTTGTACCTCGTCGAGCGACCGCGGCCGGCGATTCTCTTGCCGGTGCATTCTAATCGAGCGACTATAATTAAGCTCGCGAAGCTCGTATTGGCGCCACGTGAGTATGCACGGCGAGACGTGCCGGCGTTCTAGTATCTATCGCGCGGAGGCGAGGAAATTCGCGAAACGCGCGGCTCTCTAATTATCCGTTATGCGCAGAAGACCGGCGCACTGCGCCAGTGAAGGATGACTCGTGCGTCGCGCGACACGCTGTGTCCTGTCTGCCGGAGCTTGGCTAGCACTTTTATCTGTATTTCGTCCAAAAGGACTACCGACGTTTACATTAATGTTTGCCCGTGGTTAACACTCGTGGAACGAGCGTGGATCACTCGAGAACCAAGTTTTACGAGAAAACATTCAGATAAATATATTCATCTATATAATAACCAGCAATGATTAtccgaagaaaatattcaaacaaaaCAGTGTTtatccagaaatttttcgaacagtGCCTCCACTTTCGTCTCTACGACTCACGGGAAATGCTCCACGTTGGACTCGTTCGCTTTGTGCGCGCGGCGGTGCTTTCTGGCATAAAAGCGCGCGTTGCTCGGGGCAGAAAAAAATTCCGTCCAATAAATGGGAGCATTAGGTGCTCGCTTTCACGAGGTGGCTGGAATTATTCCGGTTATTAGGGTCGAATCGATGCACGCTCGCATCGTCGGGCTTAGAAATGGGAAAGTGATCGACGATTTAGGCGGTTAGGCGCGCTGTAATATCGTAGGTACATTAAGCTCGTATTGGGCAACTCGAAAACGGAAATCCGCTGGTAGGTGTGTACCAATCTCGAGGCAACGACGTCGTGGAATTCGCTAACAAAGCATAATCAcggtttgaaaaaataaattggtTCGCGTTTATacaaaacaattttatatatttaattatttgcacaatcaacgaataatgaaacttaaaattttttaattttctttttttggaatagattaaatttatttttcaaacatttctttttaaattatgcATACGTAACTTGAAAATTTGGAAGGCATTTTAAAAGAGATACTactaagaaaaatattattcgaactggagacattttttcatatttctttttcagtaaataatttttaaaaaattctttcaaaattaatttaaaaattctttaaaaaaaaaattctttcaaaataaattaagaaacaattctttcgaaaataatttaaaaaaaaaatttttcaaaataaatttcatatgcCACACTCCCCACCACTTTACACTTTCCCAGCCAACCATCATCGAATTAAGCGATCGGTATCCCCCCACCCCGAATTCTCTTCTAATGATTTTTACAAGTGTACAAGGGTTGGTTATTattaaaaaggaaaacgaaaatgTTGCCCAGACCACTCCCTAATTCCCCCGGCGAACACGAAACAAAATTCCGAAGGACGCGGATGTCCGTCGGCCATCGAAAAAGAAGTAATCGCTCGTTCGCTGAAAAGAACCGGCAGAAGCGTATAGCGGTCCGAGCACCGGTTATCGACGATAATGGACCGGATCGATTCGTACGTATCGCGCGTTGTACACCGCGTGTAAACCCGGCGCATAGTCGAATCGTGGGAATCGATCGGATTACATCCgcccaattaatttttttcccccGGAACCGCCTCTCCGCGCACATCCCCCAGCCAGCGAGAGCTTGTCCTCTTTCCTCGCCGAATGCTCTCGTTTGACCCGGTGCACCGAGGTGCAACGTCGCGATGCACCTGGAAAGGGAACCTGGAACCGGCCGGAAGCGGCCACGCCGATGTTTTCGGCGCGTTTCCATCGAGATTTACTCGCGCTTTGTTCGATTTACCTGGAAGCCGGCCGAGTTAAGTACGTACCTTTTTTTCATTAACGAAAGCCAACCTTAACGGTACCGCGATATGTATATCCATATTAAGTACAGACCCCGGTGCCTCGATACCGCACTCGACGTTGCATTTAACATAATTTGGTCTTCATTCACTTTTTTTCACTCCTAAATCGATCCACCAATCGTCCACACGCGCACGTCCCGAATTGTTCGACCAACGTGGTCGAATGATCGCCACCTTTGACCTAACCTCTTTTCGTCTGTCCTCTCCGCGTTTTTAAATCAATTACGATCACTTTTCTACCGATACTTTGACCTAGtcgtaatttttgttatttttactaTCGCATGTATCACTGTCGTTTGTATAAACTATACGGTTTACGGGGAAATGATTTAGTCGTTTAATAAATAGATAACCTTACCGAcacttttattgtattttataaaagaaacaaGGGTCCGCTAACTTTCGAGTGGAAAGAGTAAGAATTCTTCGTTCAACATTTCCGAGAACAGtcacgtatgtgtagttttaagtTTTCAATGATTTTAAATATCGTGACGTGAAAGGAACCActaaaattgcgaataaatattcataattagatTTTACAAGGATATTCCACGTCAATATCGTTGCGAGATTGATAAATGTCACGatcactttttatttatttcaaatcaaATAATTCGTCCCTGACGAGGTGAACACAAAAAAAAaccgtatatttttctttaccgTATAGCACGATGTTAAAACATATTCGTAAGAACCAAAATCCTTTTTATAAAAGGCACATTTTACTATATCGGGTGATATTCTTATATTCCGTCGTTtcgaaaacaatattaaaattcatGATTTGAATAAGCAATGAAATAAACAACGGACAGTGCAAATAAAAAAGCCCCGTTTCGTATGCTTCTCACTTAAAGTATGATTTCAATACGTAATTTAACTTGTCGTCGAATCAGAAGTCACAAGTTGTCCACCACTGATTTAGAAGATGGTAGAACTCGGTTGTTTGCAGCAATGTTTTCACGATGCTCCATGAGCGCGACTATCGTTCTCTCGAAGTTCGAAAGTTACGATTCGTAGAAATTACGATGAAAAAATAACGCGAAAAGTGCATTTCTGGCGGTTGTGACACCGCATGCGTTTCAAGATAACAAACGTAACGGACGTGTGGAACACACTGTGTGCACGCATTGGAAAAGTCGAAAGGCCAACGCTCGTATTTCTACGGAGAACGCGAGAAGGAGAGAAATGGGAAGATAAATACGCAGATGGCCCGATAAACAGACGGGCAGCAtaatagggaaaaaaatagaataCCCGTTACAGTTAGACAACGTCATTAAGTTATTCCGTAAACTCGGCGATGAATGAGCACTGCTGCGAgtcgaaaaaatatccataccgtaaACGTAGAAAATATCGCGTCTCTATTATTCTAATCGTTTAATCGCGAATTGATTTATTTACTCGATCCGATGTCCGATAATTACGATACACGAGTTATTATTCAATAATCCCGAACAGTTTCCACAATTAACGCGCACAATTCAGAACGTGTACGGTAATCCGATAGAAGCACAATCGCTTCGGTGAGACTAGGGGACGCTGGGTAAATCGTAACGTTTTCTCAATTCGACGTTGCAGCGTTGATGTTTCCCCTAAACGCCACTAGGCATCGCATTGTCAATTTATGGCCGTACCGGAAGGATTGGAGATCTGCGCGAACGAAACCACGGTCGACGATACATACATACGTGGAAAAGTTGCGAGTCGTGGCCGGTATACGAGCTCGATATTCACGACGATCCATCGAGGAAGGAGCGGATCAAGCTCAGAAAATGGAAgggggaggaggaagaagatcCTTAACGCCGTCTCACGTGGCTGTAAACTCTGCACGCCGATACACCGAACCGGAGGGCAAGTGAAAGTCTCTCGAAAGACGACGTCGAGAGACACGCGTGTGTACGTAACGTAGGTGTGCACGTGCAAGCGTGTATCGTTCGGCCGCGTGCACTTCTACACGCCTGTTCGTGCAAATCGTAGGTGCATCTGTAAGAGAATCGGCTCTTCGACGATTCCTTTACTGTATCGAGCGCTTCGACAGTTCCTTTATAGTATTACTTATGGCAACAAAGGTTTCACGTTTATGGTAATTGTTTCGGTACACCGGTTGGTATTCGTTAGCCGAGCACGGACTTAAATAAAATAGTTCGAAGAAGAACGTCACCGTTCGCGAATCGGAATAGGCCGTAAACGTGACAACGTTGTAACTAACATCGTTGAACCGAGTATGTTTTTGTTTCGCGGTGAAACCCAtacgaaatttgaaacgattacGGTTATGTAAcacgattaaaatattactaacATTCCGTCCGACGCTACCACCGCCCAACTAACGTTCGTTGGTCAGCGACTTTTTATTGTTGATCTAATTGATTACATAATCTATATTTCTTCCTTCGCGTGTAACTTAACGAGGAAAgccataaaaatatttttttaaattaacaaaaattgcaaaaatataaattatagtgTACACATATTAAATATAAGTATACAGTAcatctttatatattatatttaaagtttacatttaaaattaaaaaaaaaagaagaaaaaatatgtaATAGCTTATGTCCGTCCTTGCCAGTAATTGAATCTAGCAAAACTTATAAAGGTCGAAACTTtgtgtttcaactttcgaagataaaaaatcgttgatcgaacaaataaaaccgcccaattttatttatttacattaattatacacgactattcaaataatgctccaacgagaaacgaacgaccaCGACTGTTTCGTTCAAACACGATAGACTGAGAACTATGAAAAACGTTACAAAGTTGAAAAAGGTCGATCAAGAGTTACCATTGgagaaaatatatgtatatgaatTAACGTTTTTATATTTCAACGGTACATACCTGTTTTCGTTAAACTTGACGTTGTCCACAGAGGGTTGCATTTTTTTCATCTCAGCTCGTCGTGACGGACAAgaacaattttccatttcgtCGCATCCGATCATCGTCGACGCGACGAATGGTGGCGTCGAGTTTCCTGTGGTGAAACACGACGTCGAAACGACGTGCGAATTTCGGGATCGTTGGAGCACGACGGGCCGCGTCCAAATGCTATCTCTGATCGATTGCGACAGATTTCGTCTGGCCGCCGATCCCCTTCCGACCATTCAACACTTTCGCCCCGTTGCTTTCCCAGATTCGAGGCGATATTCCATTCCAGACAGATGGATGAAAACTTCTTCGAGGAAACTAGTTCGCGTATACACACCGTTTCGCAACTAGATTTTGTTCATAACGTTACAAATCTGCTCGATAATCGTTCACAACAAATTCGAAGCGATGTTTGCTTCGATAAACTGTCCGGTGTGCAATAATATACCGATTTGAATTGAATCGAACAGGTTAGAATCGTACGCAGTAACCTATACGGGTTACATTTCCGTCGAAACTGATTTGTCGTCTGCTTCTACCAGGAAATCGATATACATAtgcatttcgatcgattcggcgAAGTATCGCGACCTACAAagttatcgatcgttcgactcCTAACCTCCGAATGAAACTGGACGAAACGTAAACAAAGTCGGACAGCGGACGATCGAGGACGAGAAAACATCGATCCGTGCGATCATCGCGCAATCATTCGTGCGTTTCGAGTAGCTCTCGAGTatctacatatgtatgtatacacgcAAATATTCCACGATATCTTATTAGCCTCGAACGGCTGTAAACGCGTAGAAGGAAAAGTACATCGATGAAAAAATCTAGCGGTGAAATTAGTGAAAAAATGTCGACgggaaaaatgttaattaactAGAGAGGAAAGGTGGAAAAGAATAAGATGGGCCTGTCGGGGTGTGGGTCGGTGGGGAGAGTCgcaggaggggggggggggggggattcgCATAGACAAGAAGAATGCCACGGCAATCGTAATGGGTTTGCAGCGGAGAAGCTGCAGGTAATAACCGGCGCGTATATAACGACACGATGAGTCGTGGGTTGCCCGGCCGATGTTGCTTCGGTCCCGACGACTTTCACGAGGTTCCCGGGCTTCTGCTTGTATCGCTATACGTGTATAATATCTTCTGAAACCGTGCTCCGTGGAATCGCAACTCGGTTCTCGACGACACGCTGCGGAGAATTGATACAATAGAGATGGCGTTCCGGTATACTCGAAACATTCGATCACCAGctgcgaaacgatcgatgcaaTTCgatctgtaaataaataaattagtaaGTAAACCAGACATTAATGGCTGTTGGATTTTCAGCATTATTATTTTACCAATGAATAATAATGATGGACGCTCGCTGTAGATAAATATCTTCCACGCTCTTTCGAATCAATATTCAAGAAGAGATAATAACGAGAAGGTAAAATCTAATAACACCATCATAAATATTGATCAACGTTTGATGGATATGAGCGTATGTCTACGCCCATCATTTGCGCTGGAATAAATCGATAGCGGAGTGTAATTACTGTTTAATGATAATATCGAATGACGTTATTTGCGTATCTTGCGAATGGTTGTTATTAACACAAAATTTCACCGTTTTAGAGACCGCTCGTATATTAAGAGGTCTTCCGCGCATACTGTGTAAGCGTTTATTAaagtcgtttgaaaatttcgctcGCGGAATTTCCATGCATACCGGACCTTCATCCGTCGAAGTCATTTGGATTTACTCTCGCGACCAAAGCCTCGTTTCTACTGAAATCCAGCTTTGCGGAGAGGATTATGCGCGGGGACCGGATCTATTAAATTCATATCCGTAGAACCCAATTTCGCTGCCAATCCTTTGCATATAAACCATCCTTCATCCTCTTAAacaaaaatagaataattttctcCGAAAAGCGATAATTCCTGTGCACTGCGTTATTAATTAATCTACACTTCTGGGACCTTAACGGGAGTAATTTTACAACAGTGTATGTAATATTGCAAGTGACAAAACAAAGTCGTTGGTAAGTGAAAACCGATCGTACGATAACACCGATCATTTTACGAACTATTTCCAAGAAATTTTTTACTAAAGGGACACGCGTGATCAACCGTAACCATGCGTACGACACGATTGCAAAATTACTCCTGAAGAGGTCACTAAGGTATGGAACCTACGATAGGGTTCTCATTGTAAAGTGGTGTCGATAAATAAAACCAAGTTGCACCGTAAAGTCCAATGGTAATTTCGTTCATCGTGAAAACCGACTAACCTCGAAAATTTAATTCCACCATTTCGCGTGGCTAATTGACCGACTGAAATTCAAATCGTGTCGTCACGGTTATCAGTTTCCCATAACACGGGCGCAAGGTtgacgttatcgttatcgtaaaCCATTTATTCCAAGAGCGGAACGACCGTCGCGATTCCCTGAATTCTAATTCCATGGCACGACCATGGTTCGCGATTATATAAAATCGTCGGTCGCTTATCAGCGCTATCTGACGTCATTCCGAGAAGATGCGATTTCCTCCATCGAGCCGGACCTTTCTTTCCTCGACTGTTCCCACAAACGGCCACGTTCGCGGCTACTTTGTCGCGATGCATCCGTGTCTTGCCTTCGTAAGCGGGGCTCCTCTGCGGAAATCAGCCAGCCCAGTCGCGAACGTCCTTTAAGGATTCAGCGTGCATTGCGTAACTCCTGGAACGTGGTTCAGTTTCTCTCTGCGCGTTGCACCCTCCGAGCACTCTCGGTACTGGTTTTTAGCAATATTTCCTTTTTAAGTGCAATAATAGACGGGTTACGaggacgaaaattttaataaaaatatatacatcggATTCCctacaaaatgaaatattatttcgttttctcgaatcgaataaaatatttaatatattctccACGATGTTTTCGAGCAAATTTTCAGTCCTCGTTTCAGTTGTCGTTTAAATTTTGAAGTgactttttcaaacattcctgagTCCGATTTTTTGTTACTCCTTCTGCTTTTTTTACATTAtatctttaattattttgtaaaatttattttatagaatCGATTCACTGTGTATTTAAATGCAATCTTTTTCATTAATGGAACTGAATATTTAAAACTATTGTTTCATAGACGaactattttttgtttttaaacatTCTTATTACACGGGGTGTGATAGAGAATATTCTAACCCAATAAAATTTTTTGTTACTTTCAATGAGATTAGATTTTTcaagattaattttttaaagttaattttaacgattttgGCCGCATCTCGTCCCTTAGATATTTAGTAATTCAAATGACCTCGCGAACAATCACTTTGAGAGATATACGACTGATATAGGACACCGTACTAGACTTTAATGCTTTTTAATTTGATTTCGTTGTTTATCTACAAaaacgataataaaattaactACGAAAAAAGCACAAAACATAAATTTCATAGCACAAAATTACTGGTGTCGATTATAAAAAATCCCccctaaaaaaaaacaaatgcgaTTTTTATCACCACGGCGTTCATTCGCTCGTAATTCGACTTATCACCGATTGCGTTATCAGTCCTAGCGAAGAATGCGAAGAGAAGGGGGCCGAAATTCAAGGACacgaaatttcttttaattgtaTCATTATTAATCGTTCACTGTCGTTCGCGTGACATCATTATATTGACAATTCATTGTATATACACgttgacgataataataataataataataataaaatagtaataataataataataaaaatagtaataataatcgcAAGTTCGTAAATCGTAATCATTGTACATTTCCACTACAAATATACAGATCCGCAGCGTCTGTATgcgtaattatatatttatacctttatatatatataacatcaTAACGTCGtcttcagtttcttttttt
This window of the Ptiloglossa arizonensis isolate GNS036 chromosome 5, iyPtiAriz1_principal, whole genome shotgun sequence genome carries:
- the LOC143146807 gene encoding uncharacterized protein LOC143146807 isoform X6, which translates into the protein MVGRGSAARRNLSQSIRDSIWTRPVVLQRSRNSHVVSTSCFTTGNSTPPFVASTMIGCDEMENCSCPSRRAEMKKMQPSVDNVKFNENRWKPRYCEIGYYSFPSDEWNMHCLFRVDERPPN
- the LOC143146807 gene encoding uncharacterized protein LOC143146807 isoform X1, giving the protein MVGRGSAARRNLSQSIRDSIWTRPVVLQRSRNSHVVSTSCFTTGNSTPPFVASTMIGCDEMENCSCPSRRAEMKKMQPSVDNVKFNENSSRSTRRHATLGRLFAWTIPWFHPFFVHRPTMEDVLSCMVGCNIQSPCIYVQILRTGFFVSLELCPRVVTRKI
- the LOC143146807 gene encoding uncharacterized protein LOC143146807 isoform X3; protein product: MVGRGSAARRNLSQSIRDSIWTRPVVLQRSRNSHVVSTSCFTTGNSTPPFVASTMIGCDEMENCSCPSRRAEMKKMQPSVDNVKFNENSSCSCQQMAIRSLLFSQVLHYKCIARSNSVLTSTRGPTNFTRYTHYTMYRCCVMA
- the LOC143146807 gene encoding uncharacterized protein LOC143146807 isoform X5; translated protein: MVGRGSAARRNLSQSIRDSIWTRPVVLQRSRNSHVVSTSCFTTGNSTPPFVASTMIGCDEMENCSCPSRRAEMKKMQPSVDNVKFNENSSCSCQQMAIRSLLFSQVLHYKCIARSNSVLTSTRGPTNFTRYTHYTMYRCE
- the LOC143146807 gene encoding uncharacterized protein LOC143146807 isoform X7, which produces MVGRGSAARRNLSQSIRDSIWTRPVVLQRSRNSHVVSTSCFTTGNSTPPFVASTMIGCDEMENCSCPSRRAEMKKMQPSVDNVKFNENRVSVRFHAVPSITSNERRGRKMHGGIANRLAE
- the LOC143146807 gene encoding uncharacterized protein LOC143146807 isoform X2, translated to MVGRGSAARRNLSQSIRDSIWTRPVVLQRSRNSHVVSTSCFTTGNSTPPFVASTMIGCDEMENCSCPSRRAEMKKMQPSVDNVKFNENSSCSCQQMAIRSLLFSQVLHYKCIARSNSVLTSTRGPTNFTRYTHYTMYRCVCLNWSQRLAKE
- the LOC143146807 gene encoding uncharacterized protein LOC143146807 isoform X4; translation: MVGRGSAARRNLSQSIRDSIWTRPVVLQRSRNSHVVSTSCFTTGNSTPPFVASTMIGCDEMENCSCPSRRAEMKKMQPSVDNVKFNENSSCSCQQMAIRSLLFSQVLHYKCIARSNSVLTSTRGPTNFTRYTHYTMYRWFACV